A single genomic interval of Lucilia cuprina isolate Lc7/37 chromosome 2, ASM2204524v1, whole genome shotgun sequence harbors:
- the LOC124421448 gene encoding histone H4, translated as MTGRGKGGKGLGKGGAKRHRKVLRDNIQGITKPAIRRLARRGGVKRISGLIYEETRGVLKVFLENVIRDAVTYTEHAKRKTVTAMDVVYALKRQGRTLYGFGG; from the coding sequence atGACTGGTCGTGGTAAAGGTGGTAAAGGCTTGGGAAAAGGTGGCGCTAAACGTCATCGTAAAGTGTTGCGTGATAACATCCAAGGTATTACCAAGCCAGCTATTAGACGTTTGGCTCGTCGTGGTGGTGTAAAACGTATTTCTGGTTTGATTTACGAAGAAACCCGTGGTGTCTTGAAGGTGTTTTTGGAAAATGTCATCCGTGATGCCGTCACCTATACCGAACATGCCAAGAGGAAAACCGTCACCGCTATGGATGTTGTCTATGCTTTGAAGAGACAAGGTCGCACTTTGTACGGTTTCGGCGGTTAA
- the LOC111689412 gene encoding histone H2A: MSGRGKGGKVKGKAKSRSNRAGLQFPVGRIHRLLRKGNYAERVGAGAPVYLAAVMEYLAAEVLELAGNAARDNKKTRIIPRHLQLAIRNDEELNKLLSGVTIAQGGVLPNIQAVLLPKKTEKKA, from the coding sequence atgtcTGGTCGTGGTAAAGGTGGCAAAGTTAAGGGAAAGGCAAAGTCCCGTTCAAACCGTGCTGGTTTGCAATTCCCCGTCGGTCGTATCCATCGTTTGTTGCGTAAAGGCAATTATGCCGAACGTGTTGGTGCCGGCGCTCCCGTATATTTAGCTGCCGTTATGGAATATTTGGCCGCTGAAGTTCTTGAATTGGCTGGTAACGCTGCTCGTGACAACAAAAAGACCAGAATTATTCCCCGTCATTTACAATTGGCCATCCGTAATGATGAAGAATTGAACAAATTGTTGTCTGGCGTAACAATTGCTCAAGGTGGTGTTTTGCCCAACATTCAAGCTGTACTTTTGCCCAAGAAAACAGAAAAGAAAGCCTAA